The sequence below is a genomic window from Acidimicrobiales bacterium.
GCTGGACACAGGGGAGGTGCTGCGCTTCAACGGCAGCAAGATATTCGTCTACCTCTGCTGTCGCGCCCTCGCGGCCCCAGGGGGTTCCCGAGCGTGGCCGAGGCCGATAGCAGAAGACCGGCTCCTGACGCTGACGCGCAGCGGCCCTACCGGGTGGCGGCCCGGGCGTAGGGTCCCGGACGGGGCATGACACTCCCGTGATACAGCAGGTCTGAGCCGGGTGTAACGAGTGTGACCTGCTGCGACCAGGGATGGCTTGGGGTCAGGTGTCGTCGAGGCCCATTGCTTGGGCGTAGGTGGTGTCGGCGAGGTGGGCGAAGGGGACGGGGAGGTCGAGGCGGGTGGCCAGTTCGAAGGCGTCGGCGAGGTCCTTGTGGCCGAGTTCGACGGCCCAGCGGAGGTGGGCCAACCGGTCCGGGTCGGTGACGGGGTAACCGTGTCGCGGGCGAGGATCACGTCGTGGTTCTCCGGGAGTCCGGACGCCCGGGCGTAGTCGGCGTAGAGGCTGAGGTCGACGCCCGCCCTCCGGGAGGTAGCGTCCGACGGGTGAGGGGTCTGGCCACCGCCTGGGTCGAGTTGGGGGTGCCGCTGCAGCGCTGCCTCGAACTGGCCCATCGCACCCTGCGGGCCGGGGGACTGGCCTGCGGCTCGGTGCTCACCGACGCGGCCGGCGTGGTGGTCGCCGAGGGACGGAACCGGGCCTACGACCCGCCCGGCGGCGACGGGGCCCTGCAGGGGAACCCGTTGGCGCACGCCGAGCTGAACGCCCTGGCGGAGATCCCGACCAGTCGCGACCTGGGCGACTGCGTGCTGTGGAGCAGCCAGCAGCCCTGCTCGATGTGCCGCGCCGCGGCCGAGTTCGTCGGCGTGGGCCGGGTCCGGTACCTGGGCGTCGATCCGGCGTTCGTCGGCACCGCACGGTCGCAGGCCGGCTCCCCTCCGGACCAGGCGGTCGCCGTCGCCCCCGAGTGGCCGCTGGTGGCCAACGTCCTCTTCCTCCACAACGTCGTCGTCCTGCGGGGGACCGGGCACGAGACCGTCGCCCGCAACCGTGAGCTGGAACCCGAGACGACCGACCTGGCCGTCCACCTCGTGGAGGACCAGGCCCTGGCTCACGACGACCTGCCCACCGCGCTCGCCCCGCGGTGGCCCGAGTTCGTCGTCGCCGCCGAACGCCGCGCCCGGCGCCTGGGCTAGTAGACGCACAGCTCGGAGGAGCCCACCCATAGGCACCGGGTCCGCGCCGGCCGCCGGTCAGGACGCCGCGATCGGAGCGAAGGCCGTGACCGTGTAGGTCAGCTCCGCTGTGTACGCCACGACGAACAACCGGCCACCGCTCACCGACATGGCTCTGATGTGGTCACCGAGTCCGCTGTCGATGGTGGCGATCGGTGCACAGGTGGACGAGGGGCCGCACCCGTCGGCGGCGAAGGCATGGATCGTGCCCTGTCTCGTGGGGACGTAGACGACATCGCCGGCCACGGTCGGCGTAAGGCCGCTCTCACCGGTGCCGACGGTTCCCTGCCACGCCGGCGCGCATGTGGCGGTGCCACAGCCGTCCACGTCGTAGGCGTGCAGCATGGGGGTCCGGTTGGTGTTCGGTGTGGCGTAGATGTGGTCGTCGTCCAGGGCGAACCCTGCCCTGCTCCCGGGGAACCGGGCCGACCACTGGCGGGCTCCTGTGTCGCGGGAGATCGCTTCCAGGTCACCAGGCGCGTCGCTGCCGAAGGGGGGGTGGTAGAAGAACACGTCGGTATCCGCTGCGGCCGCGACGGGGGAACCGATGTCCGAGTGCGTCCAGATCGGGTTGCAGGTCGGGGCGCCGCAACCGCCGAGCGGGAAGGTGCCGGCGGCGGTGACCACCAGGTCGCCGGCGAGGAGGGACGTACTGAAGTTGCCCGCCGCCGCCGTCCACAGAGTCTCCCGCGTGCGACTGTCTCGTACGGACAAGATCTGCGGGGTGGGGAGGGGCCCACAGCCGTCCCGGAGCGTCTGCACCACGTAGCGCCTGCTCTGCATGACCCCACCGATCGCCTGCGACTCCTCCTCGCCGATCACGGTGCCGTCGCGGCCGAGCCGGACGGTGTCGGCCTCGCAGTCCTCGGCGGAGCTCGACAGGTAGTCGACCCACAGCTCGCCCTCGACGAACGTCAGGTCGTGGAACGGGGTGCCCACCACCTCGGGCGGGTTGACGGCCTGCTCCCAGACCGTGTCGCCGGTCGCCGCGTCCAGGGCCCTGACCCCGATCGACGACGAGAAGCGCCCAGGGATCGGCGCCAGGGTCTCGGTGGGGAGGAAGACCCGGTCGCCGTAGACGAGCGGGTTGGGCATGATCCCCCTCGTCGTGGGGATCTCGACCGACCACACCTGCTCCAGGCTGGCCACGTTGGCGGGCGTGATCCGTTCCTCCCACGGGTTCCAGCGGGTCCTCCCGCCGTCGAAGTCCGGCTGCAACCAGCATCCGGTCAACAGCAGGGTCAGGCTCACCGCCACCAAGCCGCGAGCTACACGTCCACCAGTCATCGGACCGCCCCCATCCGCGTCGAGTGATGCTCCGGGCCAACCTTTGCCGATAAATTACGGCTAGTCAATTACTCGAAGGATGAGCCGAATGGGGCGGCTCCGACGGCTCCTTAGGGCGTCAGGGAATCTCGGTGATGCCAGGCGAGCTCGAGGAGGGCGGCGCCGGCGGCCTGCATCGGATGAGGAAGTCGGTGACGAGGCTGAGGGGGTCCATTCCGACACCGAGCCAGAAGACCCGCAGCTCACCGCCTTGCCTGGCTTTCTGGAGGGCCTGGTGGAAGGGCCAGGCGTCGTAGTCGACGGGGCCGTTGTCGCCGGTGGTCTCGGGAGCCCCGAGGAGCTCCTCGTTGTATTCGCGGGTGATGAACCGCCAGAGGTCGAGGTCGTCGGTCTGGCCGGTGGGACCGGGTGAGGTGGGTTGAAAGACACCGACGGGGATGACTTGGTAGAGGCCGCCGCCGTGGCGGGACTGGCGGATCGTGAGGACGCTCGCCACTGCTGCTGGCTGGTCGTGACCTCGACGCGGCTGCGGGCGGGAGGGCTCATCGCATGGAGCTCAGCATGCGCCTCCGCTGTCCTTGCGGCGCTTCAGGTGTCGTCGAGGCCCATCGCTCGGGCGTAGGTGGTGTCGGCGAGGTGGGCGAACGGCACCTCCAAGCCGAGGCGGGTGGCTAGTTCGAAGGCGTCGGCGAGGTCCTTGTGGCCGAGCTGCACCGCCCAGCGGAGGTGGGTCAACCGGTCCGGGTCGGTGACGGGGTCGACCGTGTCGCGGGCGAGGATCACGTCGTGGTTCTCCGGGAGTCCTGACGCCCGGACGTAGTCGGCGTAGAGCCCGAGGTCGACGCCCGCCCGTTCGGCCAGCTGCATCGACTCGAACAGCGCGCACCAGATCCCGTACTGGGCCAGGTTGCGGGCCAGCTTGGCCGCCATCCCGGTGCCGGACGGACCGCAGTGGATCACGTCGGAGCAGTACGCCTCCAGCGTGGGCCGGGCGACGGCGAGCGCCTCCACCGACCCGCCGACCACCGTCACGAGCGTGCCCGCTGCCGCCCGGTCGGGGCCACCGCTGATCCCGGCGTCGAGCAGCTCGCAGGCAGCCGCCAGCCGGTCGACCGTGGAGGGAGCGACCGTCGAGTGCAGCACCACGACGGCTCCGGGGGCCAGACCCGCCAGGACCCCGTCGGGTCCGGTGACCACCTCGATCGCCTGCTCGTCGGTGTTGACCATCACGCACACGACGGAGGCTCCGCGGGCGGCGTCGGCTGCCGAGCCCGCACCCGTCGCACCGGCCTCGACCGCTGCGGCCAGCGCGTCGGCCGACACGTCGTAGGCCGCCACCCGATGACCGACGGCCACCAGTCGCCGGCACATCGCCCCGCCGAGGTTCCCGAGCCCGACGAAGGCGACGCCCGAGGCCGAGCCCGAGCCCGAGGTCGAGGTCAAGGCCGAGCCCTGATCGTGACGTCCCTCCGGCCCCGCAGCGTGTCGGCGGCCCAGCGCGAGGTGCCCGACTCCTCGACGTGGGCGAAGCGGCGCAGCAGCACCTCGAAGGCGACCGCGGCCTCGGTGCGGGCCAGGTGGTTGCCGACGCAGAAGTGCGCCCCGAACCCGAAGGCGAACTGGCGGTCGACCTCCCGGGTGACATCCAGCGAGTCGGGGTCGTCGTAACGGCTCGGGTCGTGGTTGGCCGAGAACAGCGACAGCATCACGTAGTCGCCCTCGGTCAGCTCCGTGCCGCCCAGCTCGAACGTCTCACGGGGGATGCGGGCCACGACCAGGGCCGGCGGGTCGAGCCGCAGCATCTCCTCGACGGCGTTGGGGATCAGGTCGGGCTGCTCCCGGAGCAGGGACAGCTGGTCCGGCCGCTGGAGCAGGCGCCACATGCCGGTGCTCAGCAGCGTCTGCGTGGTCTCGTGACCGGCGAAGATCAGCTGCACCATGAGCATCACCAGTTCCCGGTGGCTCAGGCGGTCACCCGCCTCCTCGGCCTGGATCAGCACCGTGAGCAGGTCGTCGCTCGGGTTGGCCCGGCGGTGGGAGATCACCGCGTCCGTGTAGTCGGTGAAGGCGAGGGTGGCGTCGTCGGCGATCTTCTGCATGGCCACCGACGAGGCGCTCATGGCCTCGCCGAGGGTCGACGACCAGCGCCCGACCCGCTCGGCGTCCACGTCGTCGATCCCGAGCAGCTCGCAGATCACCCGGAGCGGCAGCAGGCGGGCGAACCGGTTGGTGAAGTCGAAGTCGGCGTCGGGCTCGACGGTGTCGCACAGGTCCTCGGCGATCCGCTCCGCCGTGTCCCGGAACCGTTGCACCGACCGGGGCGTGAAGGCCCGGCTGACCAGCGCCCGCAGCCGGGTGTG
It includes:
- a CDS encoding nucleoside deaminase, encoding MRGLATAWVELGVPLQRCLELAHRTLRAGGLACGSVLTDAAGVVVAEGRNRAYDPPGGDGALQGNPLAHAELNALAEIPTSRDLGDCVLWSSQQPCSMCRAAAEFVGVGRVRYLGVDPAFVGTARSQAGSPPDQAVAVAPEWPLVANVLFLHNVVVLRGTGHETVARNRELEPETTDLAVHLVEDQALAHDDLPTALAPRWPEFVVAAERRARRLG
- a CDS encoding PQQ-binding-like beta-propeller repeat protein gives rise to the protein MAVSLTLLLTGCWLQPDFDGGRTRWNPWEERITPANVASLEQVWSVEIPTTRGIMPNPLVYGDRVFLPTETLAPIPGRFSSSIGVRALDAATGDTVWEQAVNPPEVVGTPFHDLTFVEGELWVDYLSSSAEDCEADTVRLGRDGTVIGEEESQAIGGVMQSRRYVVQTLRDGCGPLPTPQILSVRDSRTRETLWTAAAGNFSTSLLAGDLVVTAAGTFPLGGCGAPTCNPIWTHSDIGSPVAAAADTDVFFYHPPFGSDAPGDLEAISRDTGARQWSARFPGSRAGFALDDDHIYATPNTNRTPMLHAYDVDGCGTATCAPAWQGTVGTGESGLTPTVAGDVVYVPTRQGTIHAFAADGCGPSSTCAPIATIDSGLGDHIRAMSVSGGRLFVVAYTAELTYTVTAFAPIAAS
- a CDS encoding NAD(P)-dependent oxidoreductase, with the translated sequence MTSTSGSGSASGVAFVGLGNLGGAMCRRLVAVGHRVAAYDVSADALAAAVEAGATGAGSAADAARGASVVCVMVNTDEQAIEVVTGPDGVLAGLAPGAVVVLHSTVAPSTVDRLAAACELLDAGISGGPDRAAAGTLVTVVGGSVEALAVARPTLEAYCSDVIHCGPSGTGMAAKLARNLAQYGIWCALFESMQLAERAGVDLGLYADYVRASGLPENHDVILARDTVDPVTDPDRLTHLRWAVQLGHKDLADAFELATRLGLEVPFAHLADTTYARAMGLDDT
- a CDS encoding cytochrome P450, whose translation is MPTVDTSQREVWEQPELVLGPLMRDGVRAARTTSPPGTMLLGADTVHAAFGDNRLGAPSAELLERTGWDEGPFVDWFRNATVHIDPPDHTRLRALVSRAFTPRSVQRFRDTAERIAEDLCDTVEPDADFDFTNRFARLLPLRVICELLGIDDVDAERVGRWSSTLGEAMSASSVAMQKIADDATLAFTDYTDAVISHRRANPSDDLLTVLIQAEEAGDRLSHRELVMLMVQLIFAGHETTQTLLSTGMWRLLQRPDQLSLLREQPDLIPNAVEEMLRLDPPALVVARIPRETFELGGTELTEGDYVMLSLFSANHDPSRYDDPDSLDVTREVDRQFAFGFGAHFCVGNHLARTEAAVAFEVLLRRFAHVEESGTSRWAADTLRGRRDVTIRARP